A single genomic interval of Heliangelus exortis chromosome 11, bHelExo1.hap1, whole genome shotgun sequence harbors:
- the SEMA6D gene encoding semaphorin-6D isoform X6, whose product MLKIRDTLYIAGRDQVYTVNLNEVPKSEVTPSKRLTWRSRQQDRENCAMKGKHKDECHNFIKVFVPRNDEMVFVCGTNAFNPMCRYYRLNTLEYDGEEISGLARCPFDARQTNVALFADGKLYSATVADFLASDAVIYRSMGDGSALRTIKYDSKWIKEPHFLHAIEYGNYVYFFFREIAVEHNTLGKAVYSRVARICKNDMGGSQRVLEKHWTSFLKARLNCSVPGDSFFYFDVLQSITDIIEINGVPTVVGVFTTQLNSIPGSAVCAFSMDDIEKVFKGRFKEQKTPDSVWTAVPEDKVPKPRPGCCAKHGLAEAYKTSIDFPDETLSFIKSHPLMDSAVPSVIEEPWFTKTRVRYRLTAIAVDHAAGPYQNYTVIFVGSEAGIILKILAKTRPFSLNDSVLLEEIEAYNHAKCNAESEEDRRVISLQLDRDHHALFVAFSSCVIRLPLSRCERHGSCKKACIASRDPYCGWLDQETCGRVTPGMLFSLFVSYNHSTGGYVQDVEYGNTAQLGDCHEILPTTATPDYKIFGDPTSDMEFSSASITTMASIPVISPKVIGSWKPKVTGSRKFVVQDDPNTSDYSDPLSGVPKGVRWEVQSGESNQMVHMNVLITCVFAAFVLGAFIAGVAVYCYRDIFVRKSRKIHKDAESAQSCTDSSGSFAKLNGLFDSPVKEYQQNIDSPKLYTNLLTSRKELPPTGDTKSMMMDHRGQPPELAALPTPESTPVLQQKTLQAMKSQSDKAHGNLSASRKETPLKSPQFFPSSPPPHSPLSHGHIPSAIVLPNATHDYNTSFSNSNAHKADKKMQHIDHPLTKPSSKRDHRRSVDSRNTLNDFLKHLNEATSNPKAIMGDIQVAHQTLMLDPMGNMSEIPPKVPNREASLYSPPSTLPRNSPTKRVDVPTTPAVPMTSLERQRGYHKNSSQRHSISALPKNLNSPNGVLLSRQPSVPRGGYMPPSAGTKMDYMQGTPVSGHLQPSLSRQSSYTSNGTLPRTGIKRTPSLKPDVPPKPSFVPQTTSVRPLNKYSY is encoded by the exons ATGCTGAAAATTCGAGACACACTTTATATTGCTGGCAG GGACCAAGTTTACACTGTAAACTTAAATGAAGTTCCAAAATCAGAAGTTACTCCAAGCAAG AGATTAACATGGAGGTcaaggcagcaggacagagagaACTGTGCTATGAAAGGCAAACATAAA GACGAATGCCATAATTTCATTAAAGTCTTTGTTCCAAGAAATGATGAGATGGTGTTTGTCTGTGGGACAAATGCATTTAACCCTATGTGCAGATACTATCGG ctGAATACCTTAGAGTATGATGGGGAGGAAATTAGTGGTTTGGCAAGATGCCCATTTGATGCCAGACAAACCAATGTCGCCCTCTTTGCTG ATGGAAAATTGTATTCGGCAACAGTAGCAGACTTCCTGGCAAGTGATGCTGTTATTTATCGCAGCATGGGGGATGGATCTGCCCTAAGAACAATAAAATATGATTCCAAATGGATAAAAG AACCACACTTCCTCCATGCCATAGAATACGGGAACTACGTTTATTTCTTCTTCCGAGAAATTGCTGTAGAGCACAACACTTTAGGCAAG GCTGTGTATTCCCGTGTGGCTCGGATATGCAAAAATGACATGGGGGGGTCCCAGAGAGTCCTGGAAAAACACTGGACATCGTTTCTGAAAGCTCGGCTCAACTGCTCAGTTCCTGGGGATTCATTCTTCTACTTTGATGTCCTGCAGTCTATTACAGACATTATAGAAATCAATGGAGTCCCCACAGTTGTCGGTGTATTCACCACACAGCTTAACAG CATCCCTGGTTCAGCAGTGTGTGCTTTCAGCATGGATGACATTGAGAAAGTCTTCAAAGGGAGatttaaagaacaaaagacTCCTGACTCTGTTTGGACAGCTGTACCCGAAGACAAAGTACCAAAGCCAAG ACCCGGCTGCTGTGCAAAACACGGCCTAGCAGAGGCTTACAAAACCTCCATTGATTTCCCAGACGAAACACTCTCCTTCATCAAATCTCATCCTTTGATGGACTCAGCTGTTCCCTCAGTCATTGAGGAGCCCTGGTTTACCAAAACACGTGTCAG ATACAGATTGACAGCAATCGCTGTAGACCACGCTGCTGGACCCTACCAGAACTACACAGTCATATTTGTTGGCTCTGAAGCAGGGATAATACTTAAAATCTTGGCAAAGACACGGCCTTTTTCTTTGAATGACAGTGTATTACTGGAAGAGATTGAAGCATATAATCATGCAAA GTGTAATGCTGAGAGCGAGGAGGACAGAAGAGTCATTTCCCTTCAGCTCGACAGAGACCACCATGCTCTGTTTGTGGCATTCTCCAGCTGTGTCATCAGACTTCCTCTGAGTCGGTGCGAGCGTCACGGGTCATGTAAAAA gGCATGTATTGCTTCACGGGACCCCTACTGTGGCTGGCTAGACCAGGAGACCTGTGGACGGGTGACCCCAGGCATGCT GTTCTCTTTGTTTGTTTCATACAACCACAGCACTGGAGGATATGTGCAAGATGTGGAGTACGGCAACACTGCGCAGCTTGGGGACTGCCATG AAATTTTGCCTACTACAGCTACACCAGATTACAAAATATTTGGCGACCCAACATCtg ACATGGAGTTCTCCTCAGCTTCCATTACCACAATGGCAAGTATCCCAGTTATATCACCTAAAGTGATTGGTTCCTGGAAACCTAAAGTGACTGGCTCTCGGAAATTTGTAGTTCAAGATGACCCAAACACTTCTGATTATTCTGATCCATTATCAGGTGTCCCAAAGG GTGTGAGGTGGGAAGTACAATCAGGAGAGTCCAACCAAATGGTACATATGAATGTCCTAATCACTTGtgtctttgctgcttttgtccTGGGAGCCTTTATTGCGGGAGTGGCCGTTTACTGCTACCGGGATATATTTGTACGGAAATccagaaaaatccacaaagaTGCAGAATCAGCCCAGTCCTGTACTGACTCCAGTGGGAGCTTTGCTAAACTGAATGGGCTGTTTGACAGTCCTGTCAAGGAATATCAACAAAACATTGATTCACCCAAACTTTACACAAACCTGTTGACCAGCAGAAAGGAGCTGCCACCGACCGGTGACACCAAGTCCATGATGATGGACCACAGGGGACAACCTCCAGAATTAGCTGCACTTCCAACTCCTGAATCCACACCAGTTCTTCAGCAGAAGACTCTGCAGGCTATGAAAAGTCAGTCAGACAAAGCACACGGTAACCTCAGTGCTTCAAGGAAGGAAACTCCACTAAAAAGTCCTcagttttttccttccagccctcCGCCTCACTCTCCTCTGAGTCACGGACATATTCCGAGTGCTATCGTCCTTCCCAATGCCACCCACGACTACAATACATCTTTCTCAAATTCTAATGCACACAAGGCAGACAAAAAGATGCAACATATTGATCATCCACTTACAAAACCATCCAGCAAAAGAGACCACAGGAGATCTGTTGATTCCAGGAACACCCTGAATGATTTTCTGAAACACTTAAATGAAGCTACTAGTAACCCCAAAGCAATTATGGGAGATATTCAAGTGGCCCACCAGACTTTAATGCTGGATCCAATGGGAAATATGTCTGAGATCCCACCAAAGGTTCCTAACAGGGAGGCATCTTTATACTCTCCTCCCTCAACTCTTCCAAGGAACAGCCCCACAAAACGAGTGGACGTTCCCACCACTCCCGCAGTCCCAATGACCTCTTTGGAAAGGCAGAGAGGTTACCacaaaaattcttcacagaggCATTCGATATCTGCCCTTCCTAAAAACTTAAACTCACCAAATGGTGTTTTGTTATCCAGACAGCCCAGTGTTCCCCGGGGGGGGTACATGCCCCCCTCAGCAGGCACAAAGATGGACTACATGCAAGGGACGCCGGTCAGCGGTCACCTCCAGCCCTCCCTGTCCCGGCAAAGCAGCTACACGAGCAATGGCACCCTGCCTCGTACAGGAATAAAGAGGACACCCTCCTTAAAACCTGACGTGCCACCCAAACCCTCATTTGTTCCTCAGACAACTTCAGTCAGACCACTGAACAAATACAGTTACTAG
- the SEMA6D gene encoding semaphorin-6D isoform X10, which yields MGDGSALRTIKYDSKWIKEPHFLHAIEYGNYVYFFFREIAVEHNTLGKAVYSRVARICKNDMGGSQRVLEKHWTSFLKARLNCSVPGDSFFYFDVLQSITDIIEINGVPTVVGVFTTQLNSIPGSAVCAFSMDDIEKVFKGRFKEQKTPDSVWTAVPEDKVPKPRPGCCAKHGLAEAYKTSIDFPDETLSFIKSHPLMDSAVPSVIEEPWFTKTRVRYRLTAIAVDHAAGPYQNYTVIFVGSEAGIILKILAKTRPFSLNDSVLLEEIEAYNHAKCNAESEEDRRVISLQLDRDHHALFVAFSSCVIRLPLSRCERHGSCKKACIASRDPYCGWLDQETCGRVTPGMLFSLFVSYNHSTGGYVQDVEYGNTAQLGDCHEILPTTATPDYKIFGDPTSDMEFSSASITTMASIPVISPKVIGSWKPKVTGSRKFVVQDDPNTSDYSDPLSGVPKGVRWEVQSGESNQMVHMNVLITCVFAAFVLGAFIAGVAVYCYRDIFVRKSRKIHKDAESAQSCTDSSGSFAKLNGLFDSPVKEYQQNIDSPKLYTNLLTSRKELPPTGDTKSMMMDHRGQPPELAALPTPESTPVLQQKTLQAMKSQSDKAHGNLSASRKETPLKSPQFFPSSPPPHSPLSHGHIPSAIVLPNATHDYNTSFSNSNAHKADKKMQHIDHPLTKPSSKRDHRRSVDSRNTLNDFLKHLNEATSNPKAIMGDIQVAHQTLMLDPMGNMSEIPPKVPNREASLYSPPSTLPRNSPTKRVDVPTTPAVPMTSLERQRGYHKNSSQRHSISALPKNLNSPNGVLLSRQPSVPRGGYMPPSAGTKMDYMQGTPVSGHLQPSLSRQSSYTSNGTLPRTGIKRTPSLKPDVPPKPSFVPQTTSVRPLNKYSY from the exons ATGGGGGATGGATCTGCCCTAAGAACAATAAAATATGATTCCAAATGGATAAAAG AACCACACTTCCTCCATGCCATAGAATACGGGAACTACGTTTATTTCTTCTTCCGAGAAATTGCTGTAGAGCACAACACTTTAGGCAAG GCTGTGTATTCCCGTGTGGCTCGGATATGCAAAAATGACATGGGGGGGTCCCAGAGAGTCCTGGAAAAACACTGGACATCGTTTCTGAAAGCTCGGCTCAACTGCTCAGTTCCTGGGGATTCATTCTTCTACTTTGATGTCCTGCAGTCTATTACAGACATTATAGAAATCAATGGAGTCCCCACAGTTGTCGGTGTATTCACCACACAGCTTAACAG CATCCCTGGTTCAGCAGTGTGTGCTTTCAGCATGGATGACATTGAGAAAGTCTTCAAAGGGAGatttaaagaacaaaagacTCCTGACTCTGTTTGGACAGCTGTACCCGAAGACAAAGTACCAAAGCCAAG ACCCGGCTGCTGTGCAAAACACGGCCTAGCAGAGGCTTACAAAACCTCCATTGATTTCCCAGACGAAACACTCTCCTTCATCAAATCTCATCCTTTGATGGACTCAGCTGTTCCCTCAGTCATTGAGGAGCCCTGGTTTACCAAAACACGTGTCAG ATACAGATTGACAGCAATCGCTGTAGACCACGCTGCTGGACCCTACCAGAACTACACAGTCATATTTGTTGGCTCTGAAGCAGGGATAATACTTAAAATCTTGGCAAAGACACGGCCTTTTTCTTTGAATGACAGTGTATTACTGGAAGAGATTGAAGCATATAATCATGCAAA GTGTAATGCTGAGAGCGAGGAGGACAGAAGAGTCATTTCCCTTCAGCTCGACAGAGACCACCATGCTCTGTTTGTGGCATTCTCCAGCTGTGTCATCAGACTTCCTCTGAGTCGGTGCGAGCGTCACGGGTCATGTAAAAA gGCATGTATTGCTTCACGGGACCCCTACTGTGGCTGGCTAGACCAGGAGACCTGTGGACGGGTGACCCCAGGCATGCT GTTCTCTTTGTTTGTTTCATACAACCACAGCACTGGAGGATATGTGCAAGATGTGGAGTACGGCAACACTGCGCAGCTTGGGGACTGCCATG AAATTTTGCCTACTACAGCTACACCAGATTACAAAATATTTGGCGACCCAACATCtg ACATGGAGTTCTCCTCAGCTTCCATTACCACAATGGCAAGTATCCCAGTTATATCACCTAAAGTGATTGGTTCCTGGAAACCTAAAGTGACTGGCTCTCGGAAATTTGTAGTTCAAGATGACCCAAACACTTCTGATTATTCTGATCCATTATCAGGTGTCCCAAAGG GTGTGAGGTGGGAAGTACAATCAGGAGAGTCCAACCAAATGGTACATATGAATGTCCTAATCACTTGtgtctttgctgcttttgtccTGGGAGCCTTTATTGCGGGAGTGGCCGTTTACTGCTACCGGGATATATTTGTACGGAAATccagaaaaatccacaaagaTGCAGAATCAGCCCAGTCCTGTACTGACTCCAGTGGGAGCTTTGCTAAACTGAATGGGCTGTTTGACAGTCCTGTCAAGGAATATCAACAAAACATTGATTCACCCAAACTTTACACAAACCTGTTGACCAGCAGAAAGGAGCTGCCACCGACCGGTGACACCAAGTCCATGATGATGGACCACAGGGGACAACCTCCAGAATTAGCTGCACTTCCAACTCCTGAATCCACACCAGTTCTTCAGCAGAAGACTCTGCAGGCTATGAAAAGTCAGTCAGACAAAGCACACGGTAACCTCAGTGCTTCAAGGAAGGAAACTCCACTAAAAAGTCCTcagttttttccttccagccctcCGCCTCACTCTCCTCTGAGTCACGGACATATTCCGAGTGCTATCGTCCTTCCCAATGCCACCCACGACTACAATACATCTTTCTCAAATTCTAATGCACACAAGGCAGACAAAAAGATGCAACATATTGATCATCCACTTACAAAACCATCCAGCAAAAGAGACCACAGGAGATCTGTTGATTCCAGGAACACCCTGAATGATTTTCTGAAACACTTAAATGAAGCTACTAGTAACCCCAAAGCAATTATGGGAGATATTCAAGTGGCCCACCAGACTTTAATGCTGGATCCAATGGGAAATATGTCTGAGATCCCACCAAAGGTTCCTAACAGGGAGGCATCTTTATACTCTCCTCCCTCAACTCTTCCAAGGAACAGCCCCACAAAACGAGTGGACGTTCCCACCACTCCCGCAGTCCCAATGACCTCTTTGGAAAGGCAGAGAGGTTACCacaaaaattcttcacagaggCATTCGATATCTGCCCTTCCTAAAAACTTAAACTCACCAAATGGTGTTTTGTTATCCAGACAGCCCAGTGTTCCCCGGGGGGGGTACATGCCCCCCTCAGCAGGCACAAAGATGGACTACATGCAAGGGACGCCGGTCAGCGGTCACCTCCAGCCCTCCCTGTCCCGGCAAAGCAGCTACACGAGCAATGGCACCCTGCCTCGTACAGGAATAAAGAGGACACCCTCCTTAAAACCTGACGTGCCACCCAAACCCTCATTTGTTCCTCAGACAACTTCAGTCAGACCACTGAACAAATACAGTTACTAG